A genomic window from Amia ocellicauda isolate fAmiCal2 chromosome 15, fAmiCal2.hap1, whole genome shotgun sequence includes:
- the LOC136771961 gene encoding uncharacterized protein LOC136771961 isoform X2 — protein sequence MAVDSERGLLLLLLLLSTAAPLTGVAVYSTVGGSATLPCEGATSGICSSIYWVFHKDDAELVGGGRVTASDPERAGRLSVKSDCSLHIDRLHTQDTGHYYCRPHFNGDDYLVNLALLSVDVPPETELKAGSTVTLRCLLHTGHGPGDCSHPYTSADVRLSWVSETGAELQGDTYQISTDQPCLSTLTVRLQTSDHNTQWRCDLTEGGAVRVSQRHTIKLTDVLSSGPSQLWIIGGTAVLLCVLGLVLGVWIWMSRRRRTRSGSEGHLMQCTVDSSDGNRKRGEGNYSSWSSFLQLVG from the exons ATGGCTGTGGACAGTGAGAGAGGActtctactgctgctgctgctgctcagcACTGCTGCCCCCCTCACAG GTGTCGCTGTGTACTCCACTGTGGGGGGCAGTGCTACTCTGCCCTGTGAGGGAGCGACCAGTGGAATCTGTTCTTCAATTTATTGGGTCTTTCATAAGGATGATGCTGAACTGGTTGGTGGTGGGAGGGTCACAGCCAGTGATCCAGAGAGAGCTGGGAGACTGAGTGTGAAGTCTGACTGCTCTCTGCACATAGACAGACTCCACACACAGGACACTGGACATTATTACTGTCGACCACATTTCAATGGAGATGATTATCTTGTTAACCTGGCTCTTCTCAGTG TTGACGTCCCTCCAGAGACAGAGCTGAAGGCTGGCAGCACTGTGACTCTGCGCTGCCTCCTGCACACTGGACACGGCCCTGGAGACTGCAGTCACCCGTACACCAGTGCTGATGTGAGACTGAGCTGGGTCTCTGAGACAGGCGCTGAGCTGCAGGGAGACACATACCAGATCTCCACTGATCAGCCCTGTCTCTCCACACTGACTGTGAGGCTCCAGACCTCAGACCACAACACACAGTGGAGATGTGATCTGACAGAGGGGGGAGCAGTGAGGGTCTCTCAGAGACACACCATTAAACTCACAG ATGTGCTCTCTTCTGGACCATCCCAGCTCTGGATAATAGGAGGCActgctgtgctgctctgtgtgctggGGCTGGTGTTGGGAGTCTGGATCTGGatgagcaggaggaggaggacgaggagtgGCAGTGAGGGACATCTGATGCAGTGTACAGTTG